AAGATTCAAGGCAATATTTATCTATTCCTTTTTGGCGACAGGCAAACTAAAGCTAAATACGGAACCTTGACCTAAAGTGCTTTCAACCTTAATATTTCCTCCTTGAATATCAACAAATTCCTTACAGAAAATTAATCCCATTCCTGTTCCTTTTTCGCCTTCCGTTCCTTCGGTACTATATTTATCTTTTATACTAAAAAGATTATTTAATGCTTTTTCCGGAATTCCAACTCCTGTATCTTTAATACTAATTTGAATAAAATCTCCATCTTGTTTTAATATCTTACTACTCAACTGTATTTCTCCTTTTTCGGGAGTAAATTTAATGGCATTTGAAAACAAATTTCGAAAAACCGTTCTAAGCATATTCTTATCGGCATAAACAAAATCATCTGTTTTGGATAGCTGTTCAATACTAATATTTTTCTTAGCCCAAGAATTAGAAGCAAAGTCAACTTCCTCATTAATAATATCACAAATATTAATTATTTCAGGATTAAAACTGATAGCTCCTGTTTGCACTTTTGCCCATTCCAACAAGTTTTTTAGCAAATCGATAGCACGAAAAGATGAGTTTCTTATTATTTTTATAATTTGAAGTATTTCCTCTTTTTCCATCTCCTCAAACTCATCAACTAAAATGCTGGAATAAGAGGCAATAGTGGAAACCGGAGTTTTAACATCGTGACCAATAATAGAAAAGAACTTGTCTTTGGTTTGATTTAGCTCGCGCAAGTCTTTTTCAGACTTAGCAATTTGAATATTACTAATCTCAACTATCCTCTCATTTATTATACTTTTAGCCGATTGCTTTATGGTTTCTAATAATTTCTCTTTCGAGAAAGGCTTTACAATATAACCATCTACACCTAAATCTATAGCTTGTAAAAAATACTCCGATTCAGAATATGCCGACATAACTAAACGGCGAAGATTTGGTTTTTGAGACTTCATTTTCTGAAGCATAGTAAGCCCGTCCATCCCCGGCATTCTAATATCAGTAACAACTAAATCTATATCTTTATTCCGAAAAATATTTAGTGCTTTTTGCGCATCATTTGCCAAATAAACTTGCTCGTAACGCCTGCCTATAATACTGTTAAGCGAATTAATAACATTCACTTCATCCTCTACTATTAAAATGCTAACTTCTTTATCTTTCATAAATTTTCACCATTTAAGTCAAGTGTAATTTTAAATTCCGCTCCCTGACGTTGATTTTGCACATGAATTTGTCCGTTCATTTGTTTTTCTACCATAGATTTTGTCATATACAAACCCAATCCACTACCTCTTTTTTTATCCTTAGTTGTAAAATACGGGTCAAATATTTTATCTATAATACTTCTTCCTATTCCCTTTCCATTATCCAGTACTCTTATGTAATAATTAGCTTTATCTTTTTCTAATTTAATCCAAATTTTAGGCTTTTTAATGCTACGCTCTATTAAAATATCGCGAGAATTATTTAACAGATTAAGTAAAATATGCGAAAGCATATTTGGATATCCAAATACTTCAAAATCATCATTACACATAAAGCGAATTTGAATATTATTCTTTTTAATTGTTCCCTCTGTAAACTGCATCAATTTCTCTATTAATTTTTTTGGAGAAAATGCTTCTTGTTTAAAATCATCGGTATGCATTTTACTAAAATCAGTAATTGTATCCGACATATATTTTAAACGCCGATAAACAATCTCTGTAGTTTTTTCAAAATATTCCTTATTCAAAACACCAAAGTTATAAGCATCTTCTAAATCGGTTATTAAAAGCGATACTTCATTTAATGGCTGTCGCCATTGGTGAGCAATATTTCCAATCATCTCTCCCAAAACAGCCGAGCGTGATTGCTGAATAAGCAGGTGGTCTTTATCTCTACTCTTTTCTAACTCTTCTTTTACTCTTTTTTCCAAATCTTGATTAATGAGTGCCAGTTGAGCCTTACTTTCTTCTAATGCTTTTTTGGCAATAATGTTTGAAGTAACATCTTGCATCGTTCCTATAACCTTTATTGGATTTCCTTTTTTATCAAATTCAAAATAGCCTTTTTCCTCAATATACTTTTGTTCTCCTTCAAAACTTATTATTCTGTAAGTAACAGAATATCCTCTTTTCTCTTTTAATGCTTGTTTAAAAATTTTATATTGATTATCAACATCTTCCGGATGTATTTGCTTGCGGTACTTTTCGAACGTTGGTTTTTTATCTTCAATATCAAAACCAAATATCCTATAAATCTGATCCGACCAATTAATATCTTTCGTTTTAAAATTAAATTCAAAATGCCCCACTTTAGCAATACGTTGCGCTTCTTTTAAATAATTCTTGCTTTTTTGAAGCTCTATTTCGACAAGCTTTCGTTCCGTAATATCTTGAGTCGTTCCTAAAGAACGCAATGGCTTTCCTTTTTTATCATAAACGGTATAGCCTTTTTCCTCAACATATTTTATTTTACCCTTTGGAGTAACTATTCTGTGTACAGTAAAGTTATCCGTCTTTTCAAAAATCGATTTTTTCCATGAATCTTCAACCTTATTTAAATCTTCAGGATAAATTAAACGTTTATAGTTTTCAAATGTCAACAAATAGCTTTTGTCTACTTCGAAATTATTATAGTTTTCATCTGACCAGTAAAATTTATCTTCCTCAAAAACATATTCCCAACTACCAACCTTTGCAATACCTTGAGCATCAATAAGTTTTTGTTCGTTTGCTTCCAATGCCCGTTTAGTAGCTTCACGTTCTGAGACATCATAAATGGTAATAAACAATTGCGATTCTGTATCCATTTTAATGGGTGAAACATAAATTTCAACTTCTCTACTTTCTCCTGAAGATAAACGATGCTTAAAAATAAATGTTTGCGCAGGTGAAGCCATTACTTGTTGTATCTTTTTATCAATTTCATCGGGAGGTAAAGTGTTTATATCATAGGTTTTAAGCTTTTTAAACTGCTCGCATGTGTATCCGTAGAATCGTAACGCAGCGGCATTGGCTTCAATAATTTGTTTGTTTTTTGGATCAACCTGAAGCATGGCTATTGTATTATTTTCAAAATAAGAACGGAATTTAGCTTCGCTACTCAGCATGGCCTTTTCTCTTTCTTTCTCTACCGAAATATCACGTATTGTTGTAATACGCGTATTCTTACCTTTATATATAAAAGAGCGACCATGGATCCGAACAGGAAAACGATGACCATCTTTATGAATAGCTAAAGAAGTGTAAGGTTCTTCATAATTATTTTGAATATTTCTTATTGCCTCTGCATGATACGCTTCATCAATTATAGATAAAACATGCTTACCTAAGACTTCTTTTCTTGTAAACCCAAACATTTGTAATGCCGTTTTATTCACTTCGACACAATGCTCGTCTACCGTAAAAAATACGGCTTCATTGCTTGCATTACTCAAAGCTTTAAATCTTTCTTCACTATTTAAAAGGGCGCATTCTTTTTCTTTTAAGGATGTAGTATTTTCATAAAAGGCAACAACTTCGCCACTTGATAATTTAAATATATCGTTATCGCGCCATTGCTTTTTTTTGTCTTTATCTTCCCAAGAGAATACAAATTTCTCAGATTCTCCACTTTTGAAAACCCGTCTGTAAACATCCATTATATTGGCAGAAGTGTATTGATAAACATCGG
The DNA window shown above is from Bacteroidales bacterium and carries:
- a CDS encoding hybrid sensor histidine kinase/response regulator, translating into MKDKEVSILIVEDEVNVINSLNSIIGRRYEQVYLANDAQKALNIFRNKDIDLVVTDIRMPGMDGLTMLQKMKSQKPNLRRLVMSAYSESEYFLQAIDLGVDGYIVKPFSKEKLLETIKQSAKSIINERIVEISNIQIAKSEKDLRELNQTKDKFFSIIGHDVKTPVSTIASYSSILVDEFEEMEKEEILQIIKIIRNSSFRAIDLLKNLLEWAKVQTGAISFNPEIINICDIINEEVDFASNSWAKKNISIEQLSKTDDFVYADKNMLRTVFRNLFSNAIKFTPEKGEIQLSSKILKQDGDFIQISIKDTGVGIPEKALNNLFSIKDKYSTEGTEGEKGTGMGLIFCKEFVDIQGGNIKVESTLGQGSVFSFSLPVAKKE
- a CDS encoding PAS domain S-box protein gives rise to the protein DVYQYTSANIMDVYRRVFKSGESEKFVFSWEDKDKKKQWRDNDIFKLSSGEVVAFYENTTSLKEKECALLNSEERFKALSNASNEAVFFTVDEHCVEVNKTALQMFGFTRKEVLGKHVLSIIDEAYHAEAIRNIQNNYEEPYTSLAIHKDGHRFPVRIHGRSFIYKGKNTRITTIRDISVEKEREKAMLSSEAKFRSYFENNTIAMLQVDPKNKQIIEANAAALRFYGYTCEQFKKLKTYDINTLPPDEIDKKIQQVMASPAQTFIFKHRLSSGESREVEIYVSPIKMDTESQLFITIYDVSEREATKRALEANEQKLIDAQGIAKVGSWEYVFEEDKFYWSDENYNNFEVDKSYLLTFENYKRLIYPEDLNKVEDSWKKSIFEKTDNFTVHRIVTPKGKIKYVEEKGYTVYDKKGKPLRSLGTTQDITERKLVEIELQKSKNYLKEAQRIAKVGHFEFNFKTKDINWSDQIYRIFGFDIEDKKPTFEKYRKQIHPEDVDNQYKIFKQALKEKRGYSVTYRIISFEGEQKYIEEKGYFEFDKKGNPIKVIGTMQDVTSNIIAKKALEESKAQLALINQDLEKRVKEELEKSRDKDHLLIQQSRSAVLGEMIGNIAHQWRQPLNEVSLLITDLEDAYNFGVLNKEYFEKTTEIVYRRLKYMSDTITDFSKMHTDDFKQEAFSPKKLIEKLMQFTEGTIKKNNIQIRFMCNDDFEVFGYPNMLSHILLNLLNNSRDILIERSIKKPKIWIKLEKDKANYYIRVLDNGKGIGRSIIDKIFDPYFTTKDKKRGSGLGLYMTKSMVEKQMNGQIHVQNQRQGAEFKITLDLNGENL